A section of the Macadamia integrifolia cultivar HAES 741 chromosome 9, SCU_Mint_v3, whole genome shotgun sequence genome encodes:
- the LOC122088095 gene encoding protein EMBRYONIC FLOWER 1-like: protein MDKSAVEGNCNKSDLTPVVNSSVTQIVAAEKYKADGCSHFSIRGYVAEVRKKDKKICWPFSIVGDHNKLEEKIMLPPIHVPKFRQWNCQNCLRKIGANDTPNETGMVTNCCNRVTIPSPGFQESSEVNIVGKRKTISDVLLHIVNKKKKVDNRKSSSRVSLRIANKKKKKDEVMDPITGGENKNLEIFWSPYSVKSGENRFVEVSCTIGSGFELVVDLGAVGPHENVNTTGELNDDRQDPPSSNGDPCLDHDTEISVVRSAFQNMQI, encoded by the exons ATGGACAAGAGTGCCGTGGAGGGCAACTGTAACAAAAGTGACTTAACTCCTGTTGTCAACTCTAGTGTCACACAAATTGTTGCTGCTGAAAAATATAAGGCAGATGGATGTAGTCATTTTTCAATCCG TGGCTATGTTGCTGAGGTTCGTAAAAAAGACAAGAAGATTTGTTGGCCATTTTCTATTGTTGGTGACCATAACAAATTGGAGGAAAAAATAATGCTTCCTCCTATACATGTTCCTAAATTCAGACAGTGGAATTGTCAAAACTGTCTGAGAAAGATTGGTGCCAATGATACTCCAAATGAAACAGGAATGGTTACAAATTGTTGCAATAGAGTTACTATTCCTTCACCTGGCTTCCAAGAATCATCTGAAGTTAACATAGTTGGTAAAAGGAAAACCATCTCAGATGTGCTTCTCCATATagtaaacaagaaaaagaaggttGATAACAGGAAATCCAGCTCAAGGGTGTCTCTCCGTATagcaaacaagaaaaagaagaaagatgaagtgATGGACCCTATCACAGGAG GAGAGAATAAGAATCTGGAGATTTTTTGGTCACCCTATAGTGTGAAGAGTGGTGAAAACCGCTTTGTAGAGGTGAGCTGTACAATTGGAAGCGGCTTTGAGTTAGTGGTGGATCTTGGAGCTGTTGGGCCTCATGAGAACGTGAACACAACTGGAGAATTGAACGATGACCGCCAAGATCCTCCATCCTCAAATGGAGACCCTTGTTTGGACCAT gACACTGAGATATCTGTTGTGAGATCAGCTTTTCAGAATATGCAAATTTAG
- the LOC122089992 gene encoding type I inositol polyphosphate 5-phosphatase 5-like, translated as MKKSFSERDGPTMRIESLNLSNFDRRMSPSEVQQFRIFVATWNVGGKTPHNDLNLEDFLRMEGSSDIYVLGFQEVVPLNAGNVLVSEDNEPAARWLALINQALNRPPDVSKSYSSDSNHGSTHTKDSKSSQGNLSFQKASLKVMSKKLRGDSSSSLKSCSCPPSQERRRPTDMSDDILQRVGTLQIRHKNSTEDLFSAADELLSPSLMKYRLIASKQMVGIFLSVWARKELVEYIGHLRLTCVGRGIMGRLGNKGCIAISMTLHETSFCFICSHLASGEKEGDELRRNADVSEIFKSTQFPIICKNKRIPERILDHDRVIWLGDLNYRMALSYDETRVLLEDNDWDALLEKDQLNIEREAGRVFSGWNEGRILFAPTYKYSHNSDCYAGETVKSKKKRRTPAWCDRILWYGKGIEQLSYFRGESRFSDHRPVCAVFGAEVERRQKTRFRKGLSIVGTRMEYHDCIPQRHSFYEF; from the exons ATGAAGAAAagcttctcag AAAGGGATGGCCCGACGATGCGAATCGAAAGCCTGAACCTCTCTAACTTTGACAGAAGAATGTCACCATCTGAAGTTCAACAATTCCG GATATTTGTTGCAACATGGAATGTGGGAGGTAAAACTCCTCATAATGACCTCAACCTTGAAGATTTCTTGCGGATGGAGGGCTCTTCTGATATATATGTCTTGGG GTTTCAGGAAGTCGTTCCTTTAAATGCAGGAAATGTTCTAGTGAGTGAAGATAATGAACCTGCAGCAAGATGGCTAGCACTTATAAACCAAGCACTTAACAGACCACCGGATGTATCTAAGAGCTATTCTTCTGactcaaaccatggctcaactcACACTAAAGACTCGAAATCATCTCAGGGAAATCTCTCCTTCCAGAAAGCTTCCCTCAAAGTCATGAGTAAAAAATTGAGGGGAGATAGCAGCAGCAGCCTCAAGAGCTGCAGCTGCCCTCCATCTCAGGAGAGGAGAAGACCTACAGACATGTCCGATGACATCCTTCAAAGAGTTGGAACTTTGCAAATCCGCCATAAGAACTCAACTGAAGATTTATTTTCTGCAGCAGATGAACTATTGTCACCCTCCCTAATGAAATATCGCCTTATAGCCAGTAAACAAATGGTGGGCATCTTCCTCTCTGTGTGGGCAAGGAAAGAGCTGGTGGAATATATTGGCCACCTTAGACTGACCTGTGTGGGAAGAGGGATCATGGGCCGCCTTGGTAACAAG GGATGTATAGCAATTAGCATGACATTACATGAAACGAGCTTCTGCTTCATATGCAGTCACTTAGCTTcaggagagaaggaaggagatgagCTTCGAAGGAACGCCGATGTCTCCGAGATCTTTAAGAGTACTCAGTTCCCCATTATCTGCAAGAACAAAAGGATCCCTGAGAGAATCCTAGACCACGA CCGAGTGATTTGGCTGGGGGATTTGAATTACCGGATGGCTCTAAGCTATGATGAAACTAGGGTTCTGTTGGAGGATAATGACTGGGATGCTCTTCTTGAAAAAGATCAG TTGAATATAGAGAGGGAAGCTGGAAGAGTATTCAGTGGATGGAATGAGGGAAGGATTTTGTTTGCTCCCACATACAAGTACTCTCACAACTCTGACTGTTATGCGGGAGAGACTGTCAAATCTAAGAAGAAACGTAGAACCCCTGCAtg GTGTGATAGAATATTATGGTATGGCAAAGGGATAGAACAATTATCTTACTTCCGGGGAGAGTCAAGATTCTCAGATCATAGACCCGTTTGTGCTGTCTTTGGAGCAGAAGTGGAGCGAAGGCAGAAAACCAGGTTCAGGAAGGGATTGTCAATAGTTGGTACGAGGATGGAGTATCATGACTGCATACCTCAGAGACATAGTTTCTATGAGTTTTGA
- the LOC122088231 gene encoding 2,3-bisphosphoglycerate-dependent phosphoglycerate mutase 1-like: MAAAAFHQAIGAIQTYGGCNESGSQKTFGNSSVKLVSNGHGFNDGLLRRGSSNTCGWKLGVIHASTSHTSMADPVSSPTNRNTNESRKKSNEAALILIRHGESLWNEKNLFTGCVDVPLTKKGVEEALEAGKRISNIPVDMIYTSSLIRAQMTAMLAMTQHRRKKVPIVIHNESEQAKTWTRIFSEETKKQSIPVMASWQLNERMYGELQGLNKQETADRYGKEKVHEWRRSYDIPPPRGESLEMCAQRAVAYFKEQIEPQLLYGKNVMIAAHGNSLRSIIMYLDKLTSQEVISLELSTGIPLLYIFKEGKFIRRGSPVGPTEAGVYAYTRSLAQYRQKLDEMLH; the protein is encoded by the exons ATGGCTGCTGCTGCATTTCACCAAGCAATTGGGGCAATTCAGACTTATGGAGGCTGCAACGAATCTGGATCTCAGAAGACATTTGGGAATTCCTCTGTGAAGTTGGTTTCAAATGGTCATGGGTTTAATGATGGATTACTGAGAAGAGGAAGTAGCAACACCTGTGGGTGGAAATTAGGTGTAATTCATGCCTCAACTTCTCACACTTCTATGGCCGATCCAGTTTCATCCCCCACAAACAGAAACACAAATGAATCACGAAAGAAATCAA ATGAAGCTGCTTTGATATTGATTCGGCATGGTGAGTCTTTGTGGAATGAGAAAAATCTGTTTACTGGTTGTGTTGATGTACccttaaccaaaaagggtgtagAAGAGGCACTTGAAGCCGGTAAGAGAATTAGCAACATACCTGTCGACATGATCTACACATCCTCACTGATACGTGCTCAGATGACTGCTATGCTTGCCATGACCCAGCACCGTCGTAAGAAG GTGCCAATTGTCATACATAATGAAAGTGAGCAGGCAAAAACATGGACTCGTATTTTCAGTGAGGAAACTAAGAAACAATCTATTCCAGTTATGGCATCTTGGCAACTGAATGAAAGAAT GTATGGAGAGTTGCAAGGTCTTAATAAGCAGGAAACGGCAGATAGgtatggaaaagaaaaagtgcATGAGTGGCGTCGTAGCTACGATATTCCTCCCCCCAGGGGTGAGAGCTTGGAAATGTGTGCTCAAAGAGCAGTTGCTTATTTCAAAGAGCAA ATTGAACCCCAACTTCTATATGGGAAGAATGTGATGATTGCTGCCCATGGGAATTCTTTGCGTTCCATTATCATGTATCTTGACAAATTGACTTCTCAGGAG GTTATTAGCTTAGAACTGTCAACTGGGATTCCACTGCTCTACATATTTAAAGAAGGGAAATTTATCAGGAGGGGGAGTCCAGTAGGTCCTACAGAAGCTGGTGTTTATGCTTATACTAGG AGTTTAGCTCAGTACCGGCAAAAGTTAGATGAAATGTTGCACTAG
- the LOC122089751 gene encoding pollen-specific protein C13-like — MPAHSPIWSADCKPGGDFASKHFDGSFMGKPGLASIGGVFCNNSGRFIFGFACYVGATFAYVAEAFAARLALKMAKDHNFTHVIFEGDSQLLVNLIAGARVRVECKDRETLKVAYHVDGVTDTTGTYRITVADDHEDELCESVLISSPQTDCTAKTPGRDRSRVILTNNNGIISNIRNANAMGFTKDTALSGCTQLLKQYQEYDE; from the exons ATGCCCGCGCACTCACCAATATGGTCAGCTGACTGTAAACCAGGGGGAGATTTTGCTTCCAAACACTTTGATGGCTCTTTTATGGGAAAACCAGGTCTAGCGAGCATTGGTGGAGTTTTTTGTAACAATTCTGGcagatttatttttggttttgcaTGTTATGTTGGTGCTACATTTGCTTATGTGGCTGAAGCATTTGCAGCTCGTTTGGCATTAAAAATGGCCAAAGATCATAACTTTACTCATGTCATTTTTGAAGGAGATTCCCAGCTTTTGGTTAATCTAATTGCTG GTGCAAGGGTTAGGGTGGAATGCAAGGACAGGGAAACACTTAAGGTCGCGTACCATGTCGATGGTGTGACAGATACTACTGGAACTTACAGGATCACAGTTGCAGATGATCACGAGGACGAGCTCTGTGAGTCGGTTCTCATTAGTAGCCCTCAGACCGACTGCACAGCCAAGACACCAGGGCGTGACAGGTCTCGTGTTATCCTCACCAACAACAATGGAATCATCTCCAACATACGTAACGCCAACGCCATGGGATTCACGAAGGATACTGCTCTCTCTGGTTGTACCCAACTCCTCAAGCAATACCAGGAATATGACGAGTAG